A region of Brevundimonas sp. NIBR10 DNA encodes the following proteins:
- the trbE gene encoding conjugal transfer protein TrbE, whose translation MFDLREYARRPRQLSDFLPWAALIAPGVVLNKDGAFQRTARFRGPDLDSATRAELAATAGRLNNALRRLGSGWTVLVEAQRNAAVAYPQTVFPDPVSALVDEERRADFLAEGAHFESAYFLTLVWMPPAEDTSRVDRWLYEGRDARGIDWPEQIRGFVDRTDRLLGLVEGFMPEAVWLTDEETLTYLHATVSTARHRVRVPETPMHLDALVADHPLTTGLAPRLGDAHLRTLTVIGFPSATWPGLLDELNRLPFPYRWTTRAICLDKTEAAKLLGRIRRQWFSKRKSVAAILKEVMTNEASALMDSDAGNKAQDADEALQDLGADGVGYALVTATITVWDAAPAAADVKLRLVEKVIQGRDFTCMAESLNAVDAWLGSLPGQVYANVRTPPISTLNLAHLMPLSAVWAGVAWNDHLDGPPLFFARTEGSTPFRFSNHVGDVGHTLIVGPTGAGKSVLLALMALSFRRYDCAQIFAFDFGGSIRAATLAMGGDFHDLGAALSGQGEGLALQPLEQIDDAGERAWAAGWLADVFRGEGVDITPQIKDQIWSALTSLASAPPVERTLSGLAALVQSNVLKRALGPFTLDGPWGRLLDGEFEHLGVAPVQAFETEGLIGTGAAGAVLAHLFHRIEARLDGRPSLIIIDEGWLALDDRGFGSQLREWLKTLRKKNASVIFATQSLADIESSEIAAAIVESCHTRVFLPNDRALEPQIQAIYRRFGLNARQIEILSQAIPKRDYYCQSRRGNRLFELGLGPVALAFCAASSATDQAVIARLIAEHGRDGFAAAWLRHRRLPWAADLLESAQPDAARPQS comes from the coding sequence ATGTTCGATCTTCGCGAATACGCCCGCCGCCCGCGTCAGCTGTCCGACTTCCTGCCCTGGGCCGCCCTGATCGCGCCCGGTGTGGTGCTCAACAAGGACGGCGCTTTCCAGCGCACCGCCCGCTTCCGCGGCCCGGACCTGGACTCTGCCACCCGCGCCGAACTGGCCGCGACGGCGGGTCGGCTGAACAATGCGTTGCGGCGTCTGGGCTCCGGCTGGACGGTGCTGGTCGAAGCCCAGCGCAACGCCGCTGTCGCCTATCCGCAGACCGTCTTCCCCGACCCCGTCTCCGCCCTCGTTGACGAGGAGCGACGCGCCGACTTTCTGGCGGAGGGCGCCCATTTCGAGAGCGCCTATTTCCTCACCCTTGTGTGGATGCCGCCGGCCGAGGACACAAGCCGGGTCGACCGCTGGCTCTACGAGGGCCGTGACGCCCGCGGGATAGACTGGCCGGAACAGATCCGGGGCTTTGTCGACCGGACCGACCGTCTGCTGGGTCTGGTGGAAGGCTTCATGCCCGAAGCCGTCTGGCTGACCGACGAGGAGACGCTCACCTATCTGCACGCGACCGTCTCCACCGCCCGCCACCGCGTCCGTGTGCCGGAGACGCCGATGCATCTCGACGCCCTGGTCGCCGATCATCCGCTGACGACGGGGCTGGCGCCGCGGCTCGGCGACGCCCACCTGCGCACCCTGACCGTCATCGGCTTTCCTTCGGCGACCTGGCCGGGACTGCTCGACGAGCTGAACCGCCTGCCCTTCCCCTATCGCTGGACCACCCGGGCAATCTGCCTGGACAAGACCGAGGCCGCAAAGCTGCTCGGCCGCATCCGTCGGCAATGGTTCTCCAAGCGCAAGTCCGTGGCCGCCATCCTCAAGGAGGTGATGACCAACGAGGCCTCGGCCCTGATGGACTCGGACGCCGGCAACAAGGCGCAGGACGCGGACGAGGCCTTGCAGGACCTGGGCGCCGACGGGGTCGGCTACGCCCTGGTGACGGCGACGATCACAGTCTGGGACGCCGCCCCGGCGGCGGCCGACGTCAAGCTGCGACTGGTGGAGAAGGTCATTCAGGGCCGGGATTTCACCTGTATGGCCGAGAGCCTGAACGCGGTGGACGCCTGGCTCGGCTCCCTGCCCGGACAGGTCTACGCCAATGTGCGCACGCCCCCGATCTCGACCCTCAATCTGGCCCATCTCATGCCCCTGTCGGCGGTCTGGGCGGGGGTGGCCTGGAACGACCATCTCGACGGTCCGCCGCTGTTCTTCGCGCGCACCGAGGGGTCGACTCCCTTCCGCTTCTCCAACCACGTCGGCGATGTCGGCCACACCCTGATCGTCGGACCGACCGGCGCCGGCAAGAGCGTGCTGCTGGCGCTCATGGCCCTGTCGTTCCGTCGTTACGACTGCGCCCAGATCTTCGCCTTCGACTTCGGTGGCTCGATCCGCGCCGCCACCCTGGCGATGGGCGGCGACTTCCATGATCTCGGCGCCGCCCTGTCCGGCCAGGGCGAGGGTCTGGCGCTGCAGCCGCTGGAGCAGATCGACGACGCCGGAGAGCGCGCCTGGGCGGCCGGATGGCTTGCGGATGTGTTTCGCGGCGAGGGCGTGGACATCACGCCCCAGATCAAGGATCAGATCTGGTCGGCCCTGACCAGCCTAGCGTCGGCGCCGCCCGTCGAACGCACGCTGTCCGGCCTCGCCGCCCTTGTGCAATCAAACGTCCTGAAGCGGGCGCTCGGGCCTTTCACCCTTGATGGTCCCTGGGGACGACTTCTCGACGGCGAGTTCGAACATCTCGGCGTCGCCCCGGTCCAGGCCTTCGAGACCGAGGGTCTGATCGGAACCGGCGCGGCCGGCGCCGTACTCGCCCACCTGTTTCACCGGATCGAGGCGCGTCTCGACGGTCGCCCCAGTCTGATCATCATCGATGAGGGCTGGCTGGCGCTCGACGACCGCGGGTTCGGAAGCCAGCTGCGCGAATGGCTCAAGACCCTGCGCAAGAAAAACGCCTCGGTGATCTTCGCCACCCAATCGCTGGCCGACATCGAATCCAGCGAGATCGCCGCGGCCATCGTCGAAAGCTGCCACACCCGCGTCTTCCTGCCGAACGACCGGGCGCTCGAGCCTCAGATCCAGGCCATCTATCGGCGCTTCGGTCTCAATGCCCGCCAGATCGAGATCCTCAGCCAGGCCATCCCCAAGCGCGACTATTACTGCCAGTCGCGACGCGGCAATCGCCTGTTCGAACTGGGTCTGGGTCCGGTGGCCCTGGCCTTCTGCGCCGCCTCCTCAGCCACCGACCAGGCGGTGATCGCCCGCCTTATCGCCGAGCATGGACGCGACGGCTTCGCCGCCGCCTGGCTTCGCCACCGCCGTCTGCCCTGGGCCGCCGACCTGCTCGAGAGCGCTCAGCCGGACGCCGCCCGTCCTCAATCCTGA
- a CDS encoding VirB3 family type IV secretion system protein — protein MGAGADDLPIGYLAPVHRALTEPILLAGAPRTLALLNGTLAAALGLGLRLWILGGLLWIVGHGLAVWAARKDPDFVEVARRHLRIPAFLDV, from the coding sequence ATGGGGGCCGGCGCCGACGACCTGCCCATCGGCTATCTGGCGCCGGTTCACCGCGCCCTGACCGAACCCATCCTGCTGGCGGGCGCGCCCCGCACCCTCGCCCTGCTCAACGGCACCCTTGCGGCGGCGCTCGGTCTGGGTCTGCGGCTCTGGATCCTGGGCGGCCTGCTCTGGATCGTCGGCCACGGCCTGGCCGTCTGGGCCGCGCGCAAGGACCCCGACTTCGTCGAGGTCGCCCGTCGCCACCTGCGCATCCCCGCCTTCCTGGACGTCTGA
- a CDS encoding TrbC/VirB2 family protein, whose translation MTSRPARFAPHLLRRPTRILSGVSLFALVAAFAVPAWAGGSSMPWEAPLQQILQSIEGPVAKIIAVIIIIVTGLTLAFGDTSGGARRMIQIVFGLSIAFAASSFFLSFFSFGGGALV comes from the coding sequence ATGACCAGCCGCCCCGCCCGTTTCGCCCCGCACCTGCTTCGCCGCCCGACCCGCATCCTGAGTGGCGTGAGCCTCTTCGCGCTCGTCGCGGCCTTCGCCGTCCCTGCCTGGGCCGGCGGATCCTCCATGCCCTGGGAGGCGCCCCTGCAGCAGATCCTGCAATCGATCGAAGGTCCGGTCGCCAAGATCATCGCCGTGATCATCATCATCGTCACCGGCCTGACCCTGGCGTTCGGGGACACCTCCGGCGGCGCGCGACGCATGATCCAGATCGTGTTCGGGCTCTCGATCGCCTTCGCCGCAAGCTCCTTCTTCCTGAGCTTCTTCTCTTTCGGCGGCGGGGCCCTGGTCTGA
- the trbB gene encoding P-type conjugative transfer ATPase TrbB: MNSVTSLKAGKARTVQMLRTAFGPEVTTRLEDPDVLEVMLNPDGSLWVDRLSLGLQATGDRIAASDGERIIRLVAHHVGAEVDEDRPRVSAELPGSGERFEGLLAPVVSGPAFAIRKPAVSIFSLEDYVAAGIMPDAAAEVLRRAVLDRKNILVAGGTSTGKTTLVNALLAVIAGSDDRIILIEDTRELQCAAPNLVAMRTRAGAVSLSDLVRSALRLRPDRIPIGEVRGPEALDLIKAWGTGHPGGVGTLHAGSAIGALHRLEQLIQEVVVTVPRPLIADTIDLIAVLDGRGAARRLVDLSVIDGLTPDGAYRLTPLLPATPEGH; encoded by the coding sequence ATGAACAGCGTCACCTCCCTGAAGGCCGGCAAGGCGCGCACGGTGCAGATGCTGCGGACGGCCTTCGGTCCGGAGGTGACCACGCGGCTTGAGGACCCCGACGTCCTGGAGGTGATGCTCAACCCGGACGGCTCCCTCTGGGTGGACCGCCTCAGTCTCGGACTGCAGGCGACCGGCGACCGGATCGCGGCCTCCGACGGCGAACGCATCATACGGCTGGTGGCGCACCATGTCGGGGCGGAAGTCGACGAGGACCGGCCGCGGGTCTCGGCTGAACTGCCGGGTTCGGGTGAGCGGTTCGAAGGGCTGCTTGCGCCCGTCGTTTCGGGCCCGGCCTTCGCCATCCGCAAGCCGGCCGTCTCGATCTTCAGTCTCGAGGACTATGTGGCCGCAGGCATCATGCCCGACGCGGCCGCCGAGGTGCTGCGCCGGGCGGTGCTCGACCGGAAGAACATCCTGGTCGCGGGCGGCACATCCACGGGCAAGACGACGCTCGTCAACGCCCTTCTGGCCGTCATCGCCGGCAGCGATGACCGCATCATCCTGATCGAGGATACCCGTGAGCTTCAGTGCGCGGCGCCCAATCTGGTGGCGATGCGCACCCGCGCCGGCGCCGTCAGCCTGTCGGATCTGGTGCGCTCGGCGCTGCGGCTCCGGCCGGACCGGATCCCCATCGGCGAGGTGCGCGGCCCTGAAGCGCTGGATCTGATCAAGGCCTGGGGCACCGGGCACCCCGGGGGTGTCGGCACGCTCCACGCGGGCTCTGCGATCGGCGCCCTGCATCGGCTCGAGCAACTGATCCAGGAGGTCGTGGTCACCGTGCCCCGCCCGCTGATCGCCGACACCATCGACCTGATCGCCGTGCTCGACGGACGCGGCGCGGCGCGCCGTCTGGTCGATCTGAGCGTCATCGATGGCCTGACGCCCGACGGCGCCTACCGCCTCACGCCTCTTCTGCCTGCAACCCCCGAAGGACATTGA
- a CDS encoding toxin-antitoxin system, antitoxin component has protein sequence MGKYDPLAAFLRKQRGAEVSLTFREIERIVGGILPKASTRPEWWAAEDTPGAPQIRAWKAVRFSPRVDFRAERVTFEREVETPPTRD, from the coding sequence ATGGGCAAGTATGATCCTCTGGCGGCCTTCCTCCGCAAGCAGCGCGGGGCGGAGGTCTCACTGACCTTTCGCGAGATCGAAAGGATCGTCGGCGGCATCCTCCCCAAGGCGTCGACACGTCCGGAATGGTGGGCGGCCGAGGACACGCCCGGCGCCCCCCAGATCCGCGCCTGGAAGGCCGTGCGCTTCTCGCCAAGAGTCGATTTCCGGGCTGAGCGGGTGACGTTCGAACGCGAGGTCGAAACGCCGCCGACCCGTGACTAG
- a CDS encoding CopG family transcriptional regulator, whose translation MKSRLSVYLEPRLLEQLEAYADRRGVSRSMVAEAAVASFLSPDAAERQEAALVRRLDRLNRHADRLERDVGIGIEMLAMFVRFWLTATPPLPEASQAAARAKGRERYGAFVESLGRRLATGRAFTREVTFELSDVDPDLATGGDETPA comes from the coding sequence ATGAAGTCCCGCCTGTCCGTCTACCTGGAGCCAAGACTGCTCGAGCAACTCGAGGCCTATGCTGACCGACGCGGCGTCTCCAGATCCATGGTCGCCGAAGCCGCTGTGGCCAGCTTCCTGTCGCCCGACGCCGCGGAACGTCAGGAAGCCGCTCTGGTTCGTCGCCTCGACCGACTGAACCGCCACGCTGACCGCCTCGAACGCGATGTCGGCATCGGGATCGAGATGCTGGCCATGTTCGTACGCTTCTGGCTCACGGCCACCCCGCCTCTGCCGGAAGCCTCGCAGGCCGCCGCGCGGGCCAAGGGACGCGAGCGCTACGGCGCCTTCGTGGAATCCCTGGGCCGTCGGCTGGCCACAGGGCGCGCCTTCACCCGAGAGGTGACGTTCGAGCTGTCCGACGTCGATCCCGACCTCGCGACCGGCGGCGACGAGACGCCGGCCTAG
- a CDS encoding conjugal transfer protein TraG yields the protein MSAGRILWGPIIVVSLILLLGIWGATEWTAWRLGFQAGLGPPWFVIAGWPVYWPPSVFGWWFVYDAYAPRIFLEGGAIAAGGAFVSIAVAIAMAVWRSREAASATTYGTARWANDADAAAAGLHGPDGVVLGRTDAAYLRHDGPEHVLCFAPTRSGKGVGLVVPTLLTWPGSAMIHDIKGENWSLTAGWRARFGPVYLFDPTNLDSAAYNPLLEVRRGDREVRDVQNIADILVDPEGALERRNHWEKTSHSLLVGAILHVLYAEPDKTLAGVAAFLSDPARPIEVTLKRMMTTRHLEDRPHPVVASSARELLNKSENERSGVLSTAMSFLGLYRDPVVARVTRQCDWRIEDLVGGARPASLYLVVPPSDINRTKPLIRLILNQVGRRLTEDLHARDGRHRLLMMLDEFPALGRLDFFESALAFMAGYGLKAFLIAQSLNQIERAYGPNNAILDNCHVRVAFATNDERTARRISDSLGTATELRAMRNYAGHRLSPWLGHLMVSRQETARPLLTPGEVMQLPADQELVLVSGCAPIRARKVRYFLDAELRRRVLKAPTIPRPTSPVPGAAHDPGQAPASRQGPQAARRQTDWPAPSPEPAPTGSGPDSSTGDDGEGGLRLEPELASPDRAVEPLTPDGLDWLEVDDEDPTAVLRLDLDQGLRRVARQAALDPDDGIEL from the coding sequence ATGTCCGCCGGTAGAATTCTCTGGGGGCCGATCATCGTCGTCAGCCTGATCCTCCTCCTCGGGATCTGGGGCGCGACCGAATGGACGGCCTGGCGCCTCGGGTTTCAGGCGGGGCTGGGGCCGCCGTGGTTTGTGATCGCCGGCTGGCCCGTCTACTGGCCGCCGTCGGTCTTCGGCTGGTGGTTCGTCTACGACGCCTATGCGCCGCGCATCTTTCTGGAGGGCGGTGCGATCGCCGCCGGCGGCGCCTTCGTCTCCATCGCCGTCGCGATCGCCATGGCGGTGTGGCGTTCGCGCGAAGCGGCGTCGGCGACCACCTACGGCACGGCGCGGTGGGCGAACGACGCCGACGCCGCGGCCGCCGGTCTCCACGGTCCCGACGGCGTGGTTCTGGGCCGGACCGATGCGGCCTATCTGCGCCACGACGGGCCCGAGCACGTTCTCTGCTTTGCGCCGACCCGAAGCGGCAAGGGCGTGGGTCTTGTCGTGCCAACTCTCCTGACTTGGCCGGGCTCCGCCATGATCCACGACATCAAGGGCGAGAACTGGTCCCTGACCGCCGGATGGCGCGCCCGCTTCGGACCCGTCTATCTGTTCGACCCCACCAACCTCGACAGCGCAGCCTACAATCCGCTTCTGGAAGTGCGCCGCGGTGACCGGGAGGTGCGCGACGTCCAGAACATCGCCGACATTCTGGTCGATCCGGAAGGCGCTCTGGAACGGCGAAACCATTGGGAAAAGACCAGCCACTCGCTTCTCGTCGGCGCCATCCTTCACGTCCTCTATGCCGAGCCTGACAAGACCCTCGCCGGCGTCGCCGCCTTCCTGTCGGATCCCGCGCGACCGATCGAGGTCACCCTCAAGCGCATGATGACCACCCGCCACCTGGAGGATCGACCCCATCCCGTCGTCGCCTCCTCGGCGCGCGAACTGCTGAACAAGAGCGAGAACGAACGCTCCGGGGTCCTGTCGACCGCGATGAGTTTCCTGGGCCTCTATCGTGATCCGGTCGTGGCGCGCGTCACGCGCCAGTGCGACTGGCGCATCGAAGATCTCGTGGGCGGCGCCCGGCCCGCCTCCCTGTACCTCGTCGTTCCACCGTCCGACATCAATCGCACCAAGCCGCTGATCCGGCTGATCCTGAACCAGGTCGGTCGACGCCTGACCGAAGATCTCCACGCCCGAGACGGGCGGCATCGCCTGCTGATGATGCTGGACGAGTTTCCCGCGCTCGGCCGGCTCGATTTCTTCGAAAGCGCCCTGGCCTTCATGGCCGGCTATGGTCTCAAGGCCTTTCTGATCGCCCAGTCCCTGAACCAGATCGAGCGCGCCTACGGGCCCAACAACGCCATTCTCGACAACTGCCACGTCCGGGTCGCCTTCGCCACCAATGACGAGCGGACGGCCAGACGCATCTCGGATTCTCTCGGAACCGCCACCGAGCTGCGCGCCATGCGCAACTACGCTGGCCACCGCCTCAGTCCCTGGCTCGGCCATCTGATGGTCTCGCGCCAGGAGACCGCACGTCCGCTCCTGACCCCCGGGGAGGTGATGCAGCTGCCGGCCGATCAGGAACTGGTTCTGGTCTCGGGTTGCGCGCCTATCCGGGCCCGCAAGGTCCGCTACTTCCTCGACGCCGAGCTGAGGCGTCGCGTCCTGAAAGCGCCGACGATTCCCCGGCCAACATCCCCCGTCCCTGGAGCGGCTCACGATCCGGGCCAGGCGCCCGCCTCGCGCCAGGGTCCGCAAGCCGCACGCCGTCAGACCGACTGGCCGGCCCCTTCGCCGGAGCCGGCGCCTACGGGCTCGGGCCCGGACAGCTCGACCGGCGACGACGGCGAAGGCGGCCTGCGGCTCGAACCCGAACTGGCTTCGCCGGATCGCGCGGTCGAGCCGCTGACGCCGGACGGGCTCGACTGGCTTGAGGTCGACGATGAGGATCCGACCGCGGTCCTGCGCCTGGATCTGGATCAGGGCCTGCGCCGTGTGGCCCGGCAGGCTGCGCTCGACCCCGACGACGGCATCGAGCTCTAG
- a CDS encoding DUF3363 domain-containing protein has protein sequence MTADDDFEVRPGRIRQGRARSGSALRQVLGSVQRAGGFNGGRVARASVFGRGRAAGVQAVRRLGAGHRAVVIKTRIVRHAPGRAPLSSHLRYLQRDGVTRDGAPGRLFDGRIDNAAGPEAKARRPDAFATRCEGDRHHFRFIVSPEDGAELQDLKAFTRDLMRAAETDLATRLDWVAVEHWNTAHPHVHILVRGVTDRGDDLILSRDYIAQGLRARASALVTRELGPRTEHDIRRSLARDVTSDRWTRLDGLIVREAARSGNRLDVRPGADRANPWRALKIARLETLQDLGVATLERPGRWRLADEVETTLKALGRRNDIIARLHQGLASQGLALAPERLRAEEMITRPVTGRVIAQGLDDELKGSGYLVLDGLDGQAHHHRVRDLGDLDVRVGAVVELAPIKGAADGRLGLHVRADLPVERQAVADGATWLDRRLLEGRFTGSETRMPATGFGQAVSIALEKRVAYLQSLGLARSDNGRVRLVPRLLETLRERDLAAAGRRLSTETGLAHRPAIEGDTVSGTYRQRVTLASGRFAMIDDGLGFTLVPWRPALERQLNQTVTGLAGPGGSIDWRPGLTRGPGR, from the coding sequence ATGACCGCCGACGATGATTTCGAGGTCCGGCCGGGTCGTATCCGCCAGGGACGGGCGAGATCCGGCTCCGCCCTGCGCCAGGTCCTGGGGTCGGTCCAGCGCGCGGGCGGTTTCAACGGCGGACGTGTCGCTCGCGCCAGTGTCTTCGGCCGGGGTCGCGCGGCCGGCGTCCAGGCCGTCCGCCGCCTCGGGGCGGGCCATCGCGCCGTCGTCATCAAGACGCGCATCGTGCGCCATGCGCCGGGACGGGCTCCCCTGTCGTCCCATCTGCGGTATCTCCAGCGCGACGGCGTCACGCGCGACGGCGCGCCCGGCCGCCTCTTCGACGGCCGCATCGACAATGCCGCCGGACCCGAGGCGAAGGCGCGACGTCCGGATGCGTTCGCCACGCGGTGCGAGGGCGACCGCCACCATTTCCGCTTCATCGTCTCGCCCGAGGACGGCGCGGAGCTCCAGGACCTGAAAGCCTTCACCCGCGATCTGATGCGCGCGGCGGAAACCGATCTCGCAACCCGGCTGGACTGGGTGGCGGTCGAGCACTGGAACACCGCCCATCCCCACGTCCATATCCTCGTGCGCGGCGTCACGGATCGCGGCGACGATCTCATCCTCTCTCGCGACTACATCGCCCAGGGCCTTCGGGCGCGGGCCAGCGCTCTGGTGACCCGCGAGCTGGGCCCTCGCACCGAACACGATATCCGGCGCAGTCTGGCGCGCGACGTGACCTCCGATCGCTGGACCCGCCTGGACGGACTGATCGTTCGTGAGGCGGCCCGGTCCGGGAACAGGCTCGACGTGCGACCGGGCGCCGATCGCGCCAACCCCTGGCGGGCCCTCAAGATCGCCCGTCTCGAAACACTCCAGGACCTCGGGGTTGCGACCCTCGAACGCCCGGGCCGCTGGCGGCTGGCGGACGAGGTCGAAACCACCCTGAAAGCCCTGGGTCGACGCAACGACATCATCGCCCGTTTGCATCAGGGCCTGGCGTCGCAAGGGCTGGCGCTCGCCCCGGAGAGGCTGCGCGCCGAGGAGATGATCACCCGTCCGGTCACGGGCCGGGTCATCGCCCAGGGGCTTGACGACGAGTTGAAGGGTTCGGGCTATCTCGTACTCGACGGCCTGGACGGCCAGGCGCACCACCACCGCGTCCGCGACCTCGGCGACCTGGATGTGCGGGTCGGCGCCGTGGTGGAACTGGCCCCGATCAAGGGCGCGGCGGACGGTCGGCTCGGCCTCCACGTCAGGGCCGATCTTCCCGTCGAGCGCCAGGCCGTCGCGGACGGCGCCACCTGGCTCGATCGTCGGCTGCTTGAAGGCCGGTTCACGGGATCGGAGACGCGGATGCCGGCGACCGGCTTCGGCCAGGCTGTGTCAATCGCCCTCGAAAAGCGGGTCGCCTACCTCCAATCCCTGGGCCTGGCCCGCAGCGATAACGGTCGTGTCCGCCTCGTCCCGCGTCTTCTGGAAACGCTTCGCGAGCGGGACCTCGCCGCCGCCGGTCGACGGCTGAGCACTGAGACAGGCCTGGCCCACCGTCCGGCCATCGAGGGCGACACCGTGTCCGGGACCTATCGCCAGAGGGTCACCCTGGCCTCGGGCCGGTTCGCCATGATCGACGATGGCCTGGGTTTCACGCTCGTGCCCTGGCGTCCGGCTCTGGAACGCCAGTTGAACCAGACCGTCACCGGCCTGGCCGGACCGGGCGGATCGATCGACTGGCGGCCCGGGCTCACCAGAGGCCCTGGCCGATGA
- a CDS encoding lytic transglycosylase domain-containing protein has protein sequence MTAPARPWMGTPVKASLTALALGVALVMTTAPQADAALSSGPDSHAHDRLVSGAVIEAAQRFGLPETWIRAVIQAESAFDPSATSHAGAMGLMQVMPATWDELRVRYRLGPDPYSPRDNILAGAAYLRELYNRFGPEGFLAAYNAGPGRYLEHLRTGRPLPLETRLYVARIGDRLGLEAADAMGQAAPPGSRPSTLDPLSAPLFVAVGGAGAAPASATGPAASSLFAAGGRGLTDHE, from the coding sequence ATGACCGCGCCCGCAAGACCCTGGATGGGGACGCCCGTGAAGGCGAGTCTGACGGCGCTGGCTTTGGGCGTCGCGCTCGTCATGACGACGGCCCCGCAGGCCGATGCGGCGCTCTCTTCCGGGCCGGATTCTCACGCACACGACCGGCTCGTTTCCGGCGCCGTCATCGAAGCGGCGCAACGTTTTGGCCTGCCCGAAACCTGGATCCGGGCCGTCATCCAGGCGGAAAGTGCGTTCGATCCGTCAGCGACCTCACACGCCGGGGCCATGGGTCTGATGCAGGTGATGCCCGCGACCTGGGACGAATTGCGTGTCCGCTATCGCCTTGGACCCGACCCCTATTCGCCCCGCGACAACATTCTGGCGGGCGCGGCCTACCTGCGGGAACTCTACAATCGCTTTGGCCCCGAGGGCTTTCTCGCCGCCTATAATGCCGGGCCCGGCCGCTATCTGGAGCATCTCCGGACCGGCCGCCCCCTGCCCTTGGAGACGCGGCTCTATGTCGCCCGCATCGGCGACCGCCTGGGTCTAGAAGCGGCAGATGCGATGGGACAGGCCGCGCCCCCCGGATCCCGTCCGTCGACTTTGGACCCGCTCTCGGCCCCGCTGTTCGTCGCCGTCGGCGGCGCTGGCGCCGCCCCCGCATCTGCGACCGGGCCGGCCGCCTCCAGCCTCTTCGCGGCAGGCGGCCGGGGGCTGACAGACCATGAGTAG
- a CDS encoding S26 family signal peptidase — translation MTRAFALGATLAGALLMWAPVDLPLPTLLVWNASASAPIGLYLVDPFASPRAGDRVIVDPPAPVADFLAARQYLPRGVPLIKTVAAMAPARVCRDGLVVSVSLTHAAVPETLPGAVPDAVPDAAVTIEAQATDRRGRGLPTWSGCHSLTTDEVFLLNADVAQSLDGRYFGPTPKASIRGVVHPLFLPRVRP, via the coding sequence GTGACCCGCGCCTTCGCCCTGGGCGCAACCCTGGCCGGCGCCCTTTTGATGTGGGCGCCTGTGGACCTGCCCCTGCCCACCCTGCTCGTCTGGAACGCCAGCGCGAGCGCTCCGATCGGTCTGTATCTGGTCGATCCCTTCGCTTCGCCCCGGGCCGGAGATCGGGTCATCGTCGACCCGCCCGCGCCGGTCGCCGACTTCCTGGCCGCACGACAGTATCTCCCTCGCGGCGTTCCGCTGATCAAGACGGTGGCGGCCATGGCGCCCGCACGCGTGTGCCGCGACGGCCTGGTGGTCTCCGTTTCGCTCACGCACGCCGCCGTCCCTGAAACCCTCCCCGGCGCCGTCCCAGACGCCGTCCCGGACGCCGCCGTAACGATCGAGGCGCAGGCGACGGATCGGCGCGGCCGCGGCTTGCCGACCTGGTCGGGCTGCCATTCCCTGACGACCGACGAGGTCTTTCTTCTCAATGCGGACGTCGCGCAGTCCCTCGACGGTCGCTATTTCGGACCGACCCCGAAAGCCTCGATCCGGGGCGTGGTTCACCCCCTGTTTCTCCCCCGGGTCCGGCCATGA
- a CDS encoding DUF2840 domain-containing protein: MTPTPLHPPGQPPAGTSQNLRRAAGAAHGRVDDRTWVELVFDRGRIERWIRFGAIVEERIVTRQNRFVAFQPGSVFAFVRWAAGERGTVASRLDILIAPRPGEARTSVPGVTPGGTSLLRLNGWPRVKAALEAIDAVEAIGIAPEAVAPDHWRHLHNRLLVGERAQAYSASRHAAWLLRRAVS; encoded by the coding sequence GTGACCCCGACGCCTCTTCACCCGCCCGGCCAGCCGCCCGCCGGAACCTCCCAGAATCTGCGGCGGGCGGCGGGCGCCGCGCACGGGCGTGTGGACGATCGCACCTGGGTCGAACTCGTTTTCGACAGGGGTCGGATCGAGCGCTGGATCCGTTTCGGCGCCATCGTCGAAGAGCGCATCGTCACCCGCCAGAACCGCTTTGTCGCCTTCCAGCCGGGCAGTGTCTTCGCCTTCGTTCGCTGGGCCGCCGGAGAGCGCGGGACCGTCGCCTCCCGGCTCGACATCCTCATCGCCCCCCGGCCTGGCGAGGCGCGAACGAGCGTGCCCGGCGTGACCCCGGGGGGAACGAGTCTGCTCCGGCTGAATGGCTGGCCGCGGGTCAAGGCCGCCCTGGAGGCCATCGACGCCGTCGAGGCCATCGGCATTGCGCCCGAAGCGGTCGCCCCCGATCACTGGCGACACCTGCACAACCGCCTGCTCGTCGGCGAACGCGCGCAAGCCTATAGCGCCAGCCGACACGCGGCCTGGCTTCTGCGCAGAGCGGTCTCGTGA